A genomic region of Dunckerocampus dactyliophorus isolate RoL2022-P2 chromosome 8, RoL_Ddac_1.1, whole genome shotgun sequence contains the following coding sequences:
- the arhgef3 gene encoding rho guanine nucleotide exchange factor 3 isoform X1 encodes MHVRKRVDVSLEKEEQEAESSIRCDCNYFNSKLKSRSHTDDGLLSVCLLPEEKEAGEQRCRLAQSLQSGHQWSRGYAVEPIPADFGREEPSAKRSKATVSRVTSLASLLPPVKTASLKRFGQTLQRSISFRTERALPPAPPPLPPPPSSSTMKTRVFSAAISNSSTSTTTTRASMATAPAAKRRDSKLWSETFDVHLGATQPLSPKEIKRQEAIFELAQGEQDLVEDLKLAKKAYHDPMLKLSIMTEQELNQIFGTLDSLIPLHEDLLSRLREARKPDGSTEHVGQILTDWLPCLSSYTAYCSNQVKAKALLDQKKQDHRVQDFLQRCLQSPFSRKLDLWNFLDIPRSRLVKYPLLLREILKHTPNDHLDQQHLDEAMLMVQSVVADINRHTGESECQFYKDRLLYTEVGLRDTLIERSRTLSCHGELKNNRGLKLHVFLFQDVLVITRSMSLNEQPVCYQLCRQPIPIRELDLEDLLDGEMRVGGSIRGAFSNNERTKNFFRVSYRCGGQQQSHCFQASDAFNKQQWINCIRQAKEAAALSEDPQAPGGPCPQEELGGDIRPLCETGLSLCSHSGLENDKGLWEETNLEGGNSLSVMGNEVVTGGMEMETGQHGETARLRIKADDGKGERHTMSDRADGTSLKEAVGQGMEEAEHSGTEEAEAVSMDTSGPEENIQC; translated from the exons ATGCATGTGCGGAAAAGAGTTGATGTGAGTCTGGAGAAGGAAGAACAAGAAGCGGAGAGCAGCATCAGATGTGACTGCAACTATTTCAATTCAAAATTGAAGAGCAGATCTCACACTGATGATGGGCTGCTGTCTGTTTGTTTACTACCGG AAGAAAAGGAAGCAGGCGAGCAGAGATGCAGACTCGCTCAGTCTCTGCAGTCTGGACATCAAT ggtcacgggggtatgctgtggagcctatcccagctgactttgggcgagag GAGCCCAGCGCCAAGCGCAGCAAAGCCACTGTCTCCAGGGTCACATCGCTGGCCAGCCTGCTGCCGCCTGTCAAGACAGCATCGCTGAAGAGGTTTGGTCAGACGTTGCAG CGCTCCATCAGTTTCCGAACAGAGAGAGCgcttcctcctgctcctcctcctctccctcctcctccttcttcttccacCATGAAGACAAGGGTGTTCTCAGCGGCcatctccaactcctccacctcCACGACTACGACACGGGCATCCATGGCCACAGCCCCAGCTGCTAAGCGCCGCGACAGCAAGCTTTGGAGTGAGACGTTCGACGTTCACCTGGGAGCGACACAGCCTCTCAGCCCAAAAGAGATAAAGAGACAGGAG GCCATTTTTGAGCTGGCACAGGGCGAGCAAGACCTGGTAGAAGATCTCAAGTTGGCAAAGAAG GCCTACCATGACCCAATGCTGAAGCTCTCCATCATGACCGAGCAGGAACTGAACCAGATCTTTGGTACTCTGGACTCACTGATTCCCCTGCATGAAG ACCTGCTGAGTCGCCTCCGTGAGGCCAGAAAGCCAGACGGGTCCACCGAACATGTTGGACAGATCCTTACTGACTGG CTGCCGTGTCTCTCGTCCTATACGGCCTACTGCAGCAACCAGGTGAAGGCCAAGGCTCTGCTGGACCAGAAGAAGCAGGATCACAGAGTCCAGGACTTCCTGCAGCGCTGCCTCCAGTCGCCCTTTAGCAGGAAGTTGGACTTGTGGAACTTCCTGGACATACCTCGCAGCCGGCTGGTGAAATACCCGCTGCTCCTGAGGGAGATCCTCAAGCACACTCCCAACGACCACCTGGACCAGCAACACCTGGATGAGGCG ATGCTGATGGTCCAGAGCGTGGTGGCGGACATTAACAGGCACACAGGAGAGTCTGAGTGTCAGTTTTACAAGGACCGCCTGCTCTACACCGAGGTGGGACTGAGGGACACCCTCATTGAGCGCTCCAGGACGCTCAGCTGCCACGGAGAGCTGAAGAACAACAGAGGCCTC AAGCTCCATGTCTTCCTGTTCCAGGACGTGCTGGTCATCACTAGATCCATGTCTCTCAACGAGCAGCCCGTCTGCTACCAGCTCTGCCGCCAGCCTATCCCTATCCGAGAGCTCGACCTGGAGGACCTGTTGGATGGAGAGATGAGGGTGGGCGGGTCCATCAGAGGGGCTTTCAGCAACAACGAGCGTA CCAAGAATTTCTTCCGTGTTTCTTACCGGTGCGGCGGTCAGCAACAGAGCCACTGCTTTCAGGCCAGTGACGCCTTCAACAAGCAACAGTGGATCAACTGTATCAGACAAGCCAAGGAGGCGGCAGCCCTCAGCGAAGACCCCCAAGCTCCAGGTGGACCATGTCCGCAGGAGGAACTGGGCGGAGACATCAGGCCCCTCTGTGAGACTGGTCTGAGTCTGTGTAGCCACTCAGGGCTGGAAAATGACAAGGGGTTGTGGGAGGAGACTAATTTGGAAGGAGGGAACAGTCTCTCAGTGATGGGGAATGAGGTGGTGACAGGAGGAATGGAGATGGAGACAGGACAGCATGGTGAGACAGCGCGGTTGAGGATCAAAGCAGACGATGGCAAAGGAGAGAGACACACAATGAGTGACAGGGCTGATGGCACCTCCCTTAAAGAGGCGGTGGGGCAGGGGATGGAGGAGGCAGAGCACAGTGGCACTGAGGAGGCGGAGGCAGTCAGCATGGACACCAGTGGTCCAGAGGAGAACATACAATGCTGA
- the arhgef3 gene encoding rho guanine nucleotide exchange factor 3 isoform X2 has translation MQTGDGRQPLSRLRLQKKTASFSFLSADGWSFRGKKRKQASRDADSLSLCSLDINEPSAKRSKATVSRVTSLASLLPPVKTASLKRFGQTLQRSISFRTERALPPAPPPLPPPPSSSTMKTRVFSAAISNSSTSTTTTRASMATAPAAKRRDSKLWSETFDVHLGATQPLSPKEIKRQEAIFELAQGEQDLVEDLKLAKKAYHDPMLKLSIMTEQELNQIFGTLDSLIPLHEDLLSRLREARKPDGSTEHVGQILTDWLPCLSSYTAYCSNQVKAKALLDQKKQDHRVQDFLQRCLQSPFSRKLDLWNFLDIPRSRLVKYPLLLREILKHTPNDHLDQQHLDEAMLMVQSVVADINRHTGESECQFYKDRLLYTEVGLRDTLIERSRTLSCHGELKNNRGLKLHVFLFQDVLVITRSMSLNEQPVCYQLCRQPIPIRELDLEDLLDGEMRVGGSIRGAFSNNERTKNFFRVSYRCGGQQQSHCFQASDAFNKQQWINCIRQAKEAAALSEDPQAPGGPCPQEELGGDIRPLCETGLSLCSHSGLENDKGLWEETNLEGGNSLSVMGNEVVTGGMEMETGQHGETARLRIKADDGKGERHTMSDRADGTSLKEAVGQGMEEAEHSGTEEAEAVSMDTSGPEENIQC, from the exons ATGCAGACAGGTGATGGACGTCAGCCTCTATCAAG GCTGAGGTTACAAAAGAAGACGGCCTCCTTCTCCTTTCTCTCAGCTGACGGCTGGTCCTTCAGAGGG AAGAAAAGGAAGCAGGCGAGCAGAGATGCAGACTCGCTCAGTCTCTGCAGTCTGGACATCAAT GAGCCCAGCGCCAAGCGCAGCAAAGCCACTGTCTCCAGGGTCACATCGCTGGCCAGCCTGCTGCCGCCTGTCAAGACAGCATCGCTGAAGAGGTTTGGTCAGACGTTGCAG CGCTCCATCAGTTTCCGAACAGAGAGAGCgcttcctcctgctcctcctcctctccctcctcctccttcttcttccacCATGAAGACAAGGGTGTTCTCAGCGGCcatctccaactcctccacctcCACGACTACGACACGGGCATCCATGGCCACAGCCCCAGCTGCTAAGCGCCGCGACAGCAAGCTTTGGAGTGAGACGTTCGACGTTCACCTGGGAGCGACACAGCCTCTCAGCCCAAAAGAGATAAAGAGACAGGAG GCCATTTTTGAGCTGGCACAGGGCGAGCAAGACCTGGTAGAAGATCTCAAGTTGGCAAAGAAG GCCTACCATGACCCAATGCTGAAGCTCTCCATCATGACCGAGCAGGAACTGAACCAGATCTTTGGTACTCTGGACTCACTGATTCCCCTGCATGAAG ACCTGCTGAGTCGCCTCCGTGAGGCCAGAAAGCCAGACGGGTCCACCGAACATGTTGGACAGATCCTTACTGACTGG CTGCCGTGTCTCTCGTCCTATACGGCCTACTGCAGCAACCAGGTGAAGGCCAAGGCTCTGCTGGACCAGAAGAAGCAGGATCACAGAGTCCAGGACTTCCTGCAGCGCTGCCTCCAGTCGCCCTTTAGCAGGAAGTTGGACTTGTGGAACTTCCTGGACATACCTCGCAGCCGGCTGGTGAAATACCCGCTGCTCCTGAGGGAGATCCTCAAGCACACTCCCAACGACCACCTGGACCAGCAACACCTGGATGAGGCG ATGCTGATGGTCCAGAGCGTGGTGGCGGACATTAACAGGCACACAGGAGAGTCTGAGTGTCAGTTTTACAAGGACCGCCTGCTCTACACCGAGGTGGGACTGAGGGACACCCTCATTGAGCGCTCCAGGACGCTCAGCTGCCACGGAGAGCTGAAGAACAACAGAGGCCTC AAGCTCCATGTCTTCCTGTTCCAGGACGTGCTGGTCATCACTAGATCCATGTCTCTCAACGAGCAGCCCGTCTGCTACCAGCTCTGCCGCCAGCCTATCCCTATCCGAGAGCTCGACCTGGAGGACCTGTTGGATGGAGAGATGAGGGTGGGCGGGTCCATCAGAGGGGCTTTCAGCAACAACGAGCGTA CCAAGAATTTCTTCCGTGTTTCTTACCGGTGCGGCGGTCAGCAACAGAGCCACTGCTTTCAGGCCAGTGACGCCTTCAACAAGCAACAGTGGATCAACTGTATCAGACAAGCCAAGGAGGCGGCAGCCCTCAGCGAAGACCCCCAAGCTCCAGGTGGACCATGTCCGCAGGAGGAACTGGGCGGAGACATCAGGCCCCTCTGTGAGACTGGTCTGAGTCTGTGTAGCCACTCAGGGCTGGAAAATGACAAGGGGTTGTGGGAGGAGACTAATTTGGAAGGAGGGAACAGTCTCTCAGTGATGGGGAATGAGGTGGTGACAGGAGGAATGGAGATGGAGACAGGACAGCATGGTGAGACAGCGCGGTTGAGGATCAAAGCAGACGATGGCAAAGGAGAGAGACACACAATGAGTGACAGGGCTGATGGCACCTCCCTTAAAGAGGCGGTGGGGCAGGGGATGGAGGAGGCAGAGCACAGTGGCACTGAGGAGGCGGAGGCAGTCAGCATGGACACCAGTGGTCCAGAGGAGAACATACAATGCTGA
- the arhgef3 gene encoding rho guanine nucleotide exchange factor 3 isoform X5: MRDKKRKQASRDADSLSLCSLDINEPSAKRSKATVSRVTSLASLLPPVKTASLKRFGQTLQRSISFRTERALPPAPPPLPPPPSSSTMKTRVFSAAISNSSTSTTTTRASMATAPAAKRRDSKLWSETFDVHLGATQPLSPKEIKRQEAIFELAQGEQDLVEDLKLAKKAYHDPMLKLSIMTEQELNQIFGTLDSLIPLHEDLLSRLREARKPDGSTEHVGQILTDWLPCLSSYTAYCSNQVKAKALLDQKKQDHRVQDFLQRCLQSPFSRKLDLWNFLDIPRSRLVKYPLLLREILKHTPNDHLDQQHLDEAMLMVQSVVADINRHTGESECQFYKDRLLYTEVGLRDTLIERSRTLSCHGELKNNRGLKLHVFLFQDVLVITRSMSLNEQPVCYQLCRQPIPIRELDLEDLLDGEMRVGGSIRGAFSNNERTKNFFRVSYRCGGQQQSHCFQASDAFNKQQWINCIRQAKEAAALSEDPQAPGGPCPQEELGGDIRPLCETGLSLCSHSGLENDKGLWEETNLEGGNSLSVMGNEVVTGGMEMETGQHGETARLRIKADDGKGERHTMSDRADGTSLKEAVGQGMEEAEHSGTEEAEAVSMDTSGPEENIQC; encoded by the exons atgcgTGAT AAGAAAAGGAAGCAGGCGAGCAGAGATGCAGACTCGCTCAGTCTCTGCAGTCTGGACATCAAT GAGCCCAGCGCCAAGCGCAGCAAAGCCACTGTCTCCAGGGTCACATCGCTGGCCAGCCTGCTGCCGCCTGTCAAGACAGCATCGCTGAAGAGGTTTGGTCAGACGTTGCAG CGCTCCATCAGTTTCCGAACAGAGAGAGCgcttcctcctgctcctcctcctctccctcctcctccttcttcttccacCATGAAGACAAGGGTGTTCTCAGCGGCcatctccaactcctccacctcCACGACTACGACACGGGCATCCATGGCCACAGCCCCAGCTGCTAAGCGCCGCGACAGCAAGCTTTGGAGTGAGACGTTCGACGTTCACCTGGGAGCGACACAGCCTCTCAGCCCAAAAGAGATAAAGAGACAGGAG GCCATTTTTGAGCTGGCACAGGGCGAGCAAGACCTGGTAGAAGATCTCAAGTTGGCAAAGAAG GCCTACCATGACCCAATGCTGAAGCTCTCCATCATGACCGAGCAGGAACTGAACCAGATCTTTGGTACTCTGGACTCACTGATTCCCCTGCATGAAG ACCTGCTGAGTCGCCTCCGTGAGGCCAGAAAGCCAGACGGGTCCACCGAACATGTTGGACAGATCCTTACTGACTGG CTGCCGTGTCTCTCGTCCTATACGGCCTACTGCAGCAACCAGGTGAAGGCCAAGGCTCTGCTGGACCAGAAGAAGCAGGATCACAGAGTCCAGGACTTCCTGCAGCGCTGCCTCCAGTCGCCCTTTAGCAGGAAGTTGGACTTGTGGAACTTCCTGGACATACCTCGCAGCCGGCTGGTGAAATACCCGCTGCTCCTGAGGGAGATCCTCAAGCACACTCCCAACGACCACCTGGACCAGCAACACCTGGATGAGGCG ATGCTGATGGTCCAGAGCGTGGTGGCGGACATTAACAGGCACACAGGAGAGTCTGAGTGTCAGTTTTACAAGGACCGCCTGCTCTACACCGAGGTGGGACTGAGGGACACCCTCATTGAGCGCTCCAGGACGCTCAGCTGCCACGGAGAGCTGAAGAACAACAGAGGCCTC AAGCTCCATGTCTTCCTGTTCCAGGACGTGCTGGTCATCACTAGATCCATGTCTCTCAACGAGCAGCCCGTCTGCTACCAGCTCTGCCGCCAGCCTATCCCTATCCGAGAGCTCGACCTGGAGGACCTGTTGGATGGAGAGATGAGGGTGGGCGGGTCCATCAGAGGGGCTTTCAGCAACAACGAGCGTA CCAAGAATTTCTTCCGTGTTTCTTACCGGTGCGGCGGTCAGCAACAGAGCCACTGCTTTCAGGCCAGTGACGCCTTCAACAAGCAACAGTGGATCAACTGTATCAGACAAGCCAAGGAGGCGGCAGCCCTCAGCGAAGACCCCCAAGCTCCAGGTGGACCATGTCCGCAGGAGGAACTGGGCGGAGACATCAGGCCCCTCTGTGAGACTGGTCTGAGTCTGTGTAGCCACTCAGGGCTGGAAAATGACAAGGGGTTGTGGGAGGAGACTAATTTGGAAGGAGGGAACAGTCTCTCAGTGATGGGGAATGAGGTGGTGACAGGAGGAATGGAGATGGAGACAGGACAGCATGGTGAGACAGCGCGGTTGAGGATCAAAGCAGACGATGGCAAAGGAGAGAGACACACAATGAGTGACAGGGCTGATGGCACCTCCCTTAAAGAGGCGGTGGGGCAGGGGATGGAGGAGGCAGAGCACAGTGGCACTGAGGAGGCGGAGGCAGTCAGCATGGACACCAGTGGTCCAGAGGAGAACATACAATGCTGA
- the arhgef3 gene encoding rho guanine nucleotide exchange factor 3 isoform X4 produces MMGCCLFVYYRKKRKQASRDADSLSLCSLDINEPSAKRSKATVSRVTSLASLLPPVKTASLKRFGQTLQRSISFRTERALPPAPPPLPPPPSSSTMKTRVFSAAISNSSTSTTTTRASMATAPAAKRRDSKLWSETFDVHLGATQPLSPKEIKRQEAIFELAQGEQDLVEDLKLAKKAYHDPMLKLSIMTEQELNQIFGTLDSLIPLHEDLLSRLREARKPDGSTEHVGQILTDWLPCLSSYTAYCSNQVKAKALLDQKKQDHRVQDFLQRCLQSPFSRKLDLWNFLDIPRSRLVKYPLLLREILKHTPNDHLDQQHLDEAMLMVQSVVADINRHTGESECQFYKDRLLYTEVGLRDTLIERSRTLSCHGELKNNRGLKLHVFLFQDVLVITRSMSLNEQPVCYQLCRQPIPIRELDLEDLLDGEMRVGGSIRGAFSNNERTKNFFRVSYRCGGQQQSHCFQASDAFNKQQWINCIRQAKEAAALSEDPQAPGGPCPQEELGGDIRPLCETGLSLCSHSGLENDKGLWEETNLEGGNSLSVMGNEVVTGGMEMETGQHGETARLRIKADDGKGERHTMSDRADGTSLKEAVGQGMEEAEHSGTEEAEAVSMDTSGPEENIQC; encoded by the exons ATGATGGGCTGCTGTCTGTTTGTTTACTACCGG AAGAAAAGGAAGCAGGCGAGCAGAGATGCAGACTCGCTCAGTCTCTGCAGTCTGGACATCAAT GAGCCCAGCGCCAAGCGCAGCAAAGCCACTGTCTCCAGGGTCACATCGCTGGCCAGCCTGCTGCCGCCTGTCAAGACAGCATCGCTGAAGAGGTTTGGTCAGACGTTGCAG CGCTCCATCAGTTTCCGAACAGAGAGAGCgcttcctcctgctcctcctcctctccctcctcctccttcttcttccacCATGAAGACAAGGGTGTTCTCAGCGGCcatctccaactcctccacctcCACGACTACGACACGGGCATCCATGGCCACAGCCCCAGCTGCTAAGCGCCGCGACAGCAAGCTTTGGAGTGAGACGTTCGACGTTCACCTGGGAGCGACACAGCCTCTCAGCCCAAAAGAGATAAAGAGACAGGAG GCCATTTTTGAGCTGGCACAGGGCGAGCAAGACCTGGTAGAAGATCTCAAGTTGGCAAAGAAG GCCTACCATGACCCAATGCTGAAGCTCTCCATCATGACCGAGCAGGAACTGAACCAGATCTTTGGTACTCTGGACTCACTGATTCCCCTGCATGAAG ACCTGCTGAGTCGCCTCCGTGAGGCCAGAAAGCCAGACGGGTCCACCGAACATGTTGGACAGATCCTTACTGACTGG CTGCCGTGTCTCTCGTCCTATACGGCCTACTGCAGCAACCAGGTGAAGGCCAAGGCTCTGCTGGACCAGAAGAAGCAGGATCACAGAGTCCAGGACTTCCTGCAGCGCTGCCTCCAGTCGCCCTTTAGCAGGAAGTTGGACTTGTGGAACTTCCTGGACATACCTCGCAGCCGGCTGGTGAAATACCCGCTGCTCCTGAGGGAGATCCTCAAGCACACTCCCAACGACCACCTGGACCAGCAACACCTGGATGAGGCG ATGCTGATGGTCCAGAGCGTGGTGGCGGACATTAACAGGCACACAGGAGAGTCTGAGTGTCAGTTTTACAAGGACCGCCTGCTCTACACCGAGGTGGGACTGAGGGACACCCTCATTGAGCGCTCCAGGACGCTCAGCTGCCACGGAGAGCTGAAGAACAACAGAGGCCTC AAGCTCCATGTCTTCCTGTTCCAGGACGTGCTGGTCATCACTAGATCCATGTCTCTCAACGAGCAGCCCGTCTGCTACCAGCTCTGCCGCCAGCCTATCCCTATCCGAGAGCTCGACCTGGAGGACCTGTTGGATGGAGAGATGAGGGTGGGCGGGTCCATCAGAGGGGCTTTCAGCAACAACGAGCGTA CCAAGAATTTCTTCCGTGTTTCTTACCGGTGCGGCGGTCAGCAACAGAGCCACTGCTTTCAGGCCAGTGACGCCTTCAACAAGCAACAGTGGATCAACTGTATCAGACAAGCCAAGGAGGCGGCAGCCCTCAGCGAAGACCCCCAAGCTCCAGGTGGACCATGTCCGCAGGAGGAACTGGGCGGAGACATCAGGCCCCTCTGTGAGACTGGTCTGAGTCTGTGTAGCCACTCAGGGCTGGAAAATGACAAGGGGTTGTGGGAGGAGACTAATTTGGAAGGAGGGAACAGTCTCTCAGTGATGGGGAATGAGGTGGTGACAGGAGGAATGGAGATGGAGACAGGACAGCATGGTGAGACAGCGCGGTTGAGGATCAAAGCAGACGATGGCAAAGGAGAGAGACACACAATGAGTGACAGGGCTGATGGCACCTCCCTTAAAGAGGCGGTGGGGCAGGGGATGGAGGAGGCAGAGCACAGTGGCACTGAGGAGGCGGAGGCAGTCAGCATGGACACCAGTGGTCCAGAGGAGAACATACAATGCTGA
- the arhgef3 gene encoding rho guanine nucleotide exchange factor 3 isoform X7, which produces MHVRKRVDVSLEKEEQEAESSIRCDCNYFNSKLKSRSHTDDGLLSVCLLPEEKEAGEQRCRLAQSLQSGHQWSRGYAVEPIPADFGREEPSAKRSKATVSRVTSLASLLPPVKTASLKRFGQTLQRSISFRTERALPPAPPPLPPPPSSSTMKTRVFSAAISNSSTSTTTTRASMATAPAAKRRDSKLWSETFDVHLGATQPLSPKEIKRQEAIFELAQGEQDLVEDLKLAKKAYHDPMLKLSIMTEQELNQIFGTLDSLIPLHEDLLSRLREARKPDGSTEHVGQILTDWLPCLSSYTAYCSNQVKAKALLDQKKQDHRVQDFLQRCLQSPFSRKLDLWNFLDIPRSRLVKYPLLLREILKHTPNDHLDQQHLDEAMLMVQSVVADINRHTGESECQFYKDRLLYTEVGLRDTLIERSRTLSCHGELKNNRGLKLHVFLFQDVLVITRSMSLNEQPVCYQLCRQPIPIRELDLEDLLDGEMRVGGSIRGAFSNNERKFLPCFLPVRRSATEPLLSGQ; this is translated from the exons ATGCATGTGCGGAAAAGAGTTGATGTGAGTCTGGAGAAGGAAGAACAAGAAGCGGAGAGCAGCATCAGATGTGACTGCAACTATTTCAATTCAAAATTGAAGAGCAGATCTCACACTGATGATGGGCTGCTGTCTGTTTGTTTACTACCGG AAGAAAAGGAAGCAGGCGAGCAGAGATGCAGACTCGCTCAGTCTCTGCAGTCTGGACATCAAT ggtcacgggggtatgctgtggagcctatcccagctgactttgggcgagag GAGCCCAGCGCCAAGCGCAGCAAAGCCACTGTCTCCAGGGTCACATCGCTGGCCAGCCTGCTGCCGCCTGTCAAGACAGCATCGCTGAAGAGGTTTGGTCAGACGTTGCAG CGCTCCATCAGTTTCCGAACAGAGAGAGCgcttcctcctgctcctcctcctctccctcctcctccttcttcttccacCATGAAGACAAGGGTGTTCTCAGCGGCcatctccaactcctccacctcCACGACTACGACACGGGCATCCATGGCCACAGCCCCAGCTGCTAAGCGCCGCGACAGCAAGCTTTGGAGTGAGACGTTCGACGTTCACCTGGGAGCGACACAGCCTCTCAGCCCAAAAGAGATAAAGAGACAGGAG GCCATTTTTGAGCTGGCACAGGGCGAGCAAGACCTGGTAGAAGATCTCAAGTTGGCAAAGAAG GCCTACCATGACCCAATGCTGAAGCTCTCCATCATGACCGAGCAGGAACTGAACCAGATCTTTGGTACTCTGGACTCACTGATTCCCCTGCATGAAG ACCTGCTGAGTCGCCTCCGTGAGGCCAGAAAGCCAGACGGGTCCACCGAACATGTTGGACAGATCCTTACTGACTGG CTGCCGTGTCTCTCGTCCTATACGGCCTACTGCAGCAACCAGGTGAAGGCCAAGGCTCTGCTGGACCAGAAGAAGCAGGATCACAGAGTCCAGGACTTCCTGCAGCGCTGCCTCCAGTCGCCCTTTAGCAGGAAGTTGGACTTGTGGAACTTCCTGGACATACCTCGCAGCCGGCTGGTGAAATACCCGCTGCTCCTGAGGGAGATCCTCAAGCACACTCCCAACGACCACCTGGACCAGCAACACCTGGATGAGGCG ATGCTGATGGTCCAGAGCGTGGTGGCGGACATTAACAGGCACACAGGAGAGTCTGAGTGTCAGTTTTACAAGGACCGCCTGCTCTACACCGAGGTGGGACTGAGGGACACCCTCATTGAGCGCTCCAGGACGCTCAGCTGCCACGGAGAGCTGAAGAACAACAGAGGCCTC AAGCTCCATGTCTTCCTGTTCCAGGACGTGCTGGTCATCACTAGATCCATGTCTCTCAACGAGCAGCCCGTCTGCTACCAGCTCTGCCGCCAGCCTATCCCTATCCGAGAGCTCGACCTGGAGGACCTGTTGGATGGAGAGATGAGGGTGGGCGGGTCCATCAGAGGGGCTTTCAGCAACAACGAGCGTA AATTTCTTCCGTGTTTCTTACCGGTGCGGCGGTCAGCAACAGAGCCACTGCTTTCAGGCCAGTGA